The sequence AGGAGCACCTGGGGAGCACTGCACAGCTCTCTGTCCTCAcgccctgcagagccaggggcagcagatGTAAGAAATGGGATGCAGAGATGTTGCCAGGGGTCCCCGTGTTTTGGAGCACCCACTGGTGTCTTGCCAGGTGCGGGAAGGATTGTTGCCCCTGAGGTCGACCAGGCTGGGGGCATTcggccactctgggaagcctCTGAGatgatggctccaggctgagggagaacagggcttgggcatctccTGGGAGGCGTGAGCAGCCTGTGGGACGAGGAGGCCgctcttgctcacatgctcagggaacaGCCGATCGCCAGCtttggggtcaggaaggaattttcccccggggcagattggcactggtccccgggggttttttgccttcctctgcagcattgAGCAGGACCACTTGTCAGGGCTCCTCAGGTCCGTTTTGGCCAGGttactgcctgctgctcacgcaCCACaaagatggcctctcgtgccctgcagctgcggggaggaaggctttttttccccacacgCTGGGCTAGCAAGTGTCTCCAGGAGTTTttgtcttcctctgcagcacggccccttgccagggctcctttgggccattttggcgaggtgcctgctgctggtgctccatgaaggtggccctcgtgccccgcacGTGGAGGGAGGAAGCCCTTGCTCTCTCGGGCTCTCTTGCCCATCGCTGGCCGAGAAGCACAGCAGAGCAATTTTTGGAGGGCAAAAAGTAGGGCTGCCATCCATAAGTGTAATCCTTTGGAAAATACTAcgcacctcctcctcctcctcttttgcgTGTGATGGGCGCTGGTTCTCATTCTTCAAATTCTccctcttcaggaaacagggaccGCTCAGCCTGTTTTCCTGCTGCCATAGTGCTTGCATTGTCCATCCTAAAGTGATCTGTGACATTGGCGATAGTCCTTTCTTCTCAAGGGcggaaacaaaaaaggaatgtaGAAAcgcaagagaaaaaataattataaactAGGACTGTCAAtgttttgggaggttttttggaTACGCCAAGGTAAATATTCATGcgaaaaaaatgtattacaaaAATCAAGAGCAAAAAAGCACATTCCGAagacttttctgtttgttctggaGAGTGTGGCCTTTGCGCATCAGTCAGTCACCTGCTTTCATGTTTCTGGCAAAGGTTAATAGTTGATTCACTATAATAAGCATGCACCCGGCTCCCCACACGCCTTGGGGGATTTGCAACTTTCTGTGGCTCTTGCTTTGCTTCGCCAGGCTTCAAGTGATGTTTTTTTCAAGCCCAGGTGAGGATTGCatcagcctgctgctggctccACGTGCGCAGCGTGCTGCTGCTTGTGAGCATCTGCTGGGAAACAGGTGGAGAAAAAGACAATAAACTCCTGTATACCACTTGTAACCTTTGTGATCTGTGTCCTTGGAAGTGGTTTTGGGGCTGAAAAAGGCCCTGGCCTTTGAGGCAAAGAACAGCCTGATCATGATTGGAGTccttgggaggggagggaaagggatggggaagggagggggaaggagaagggaatagTTCAcctggaagggacctacagtgatcatctagtcccactgcctgaccacttcagggctgaccagaaGTTACAGCATGTTCTTACGGGCATTGTACAAATGCCTCTTCAACCCTGACAGGCCTGGGCCAGcgaccacctctccaggaagcctgttccaatgttttGCCACCCGCCCactaaagaaatgcttcctaatgtccagtctaagTCTCCTGTGATGCAGGTTTGAGCCATTCCCACATGTCCTCTCACGGGACCCCTGGGAGAAGAACTTGGCACCTCCTTCCCCACTTCgtctcctcaggaagctgcagagagcaatggcccctcagcctccttctctccaaactagacaaacccaaattcctcagctgctcctcacaggaattctttccagccctttcaccagctctgttgccctCTGGACGCATTCGAGAACCTTCATGTCCTTCTTAAATGGTGGGGCCCAGACTGCACGCACTACTgaaggtgaggccgcaccaagGCTGAGTACAGTGGGATAATCCCTTCTTTGGGCCGGCTGGTTACGCTGTGTTTGGTGTCCCCCGGGACAGGGTTtgccctcctggctgccagggcatgCTGCTGGCTCTCATTGAGCCTGCTgccaaccagcacccccagacccctttctgcagggctgctctccagccactcctctcctaATTTATACTTTTCCCAGTGTTACTCCGTCTCAAGTGCATAATCCAGCATTTGGACTTGTTAAATCTCATGCCATTAATGattgcccaatgctccaatctatctagattCCTCTGCAAGGCATCTTATCCCTCAGGATAGTCatcagcacctcccagtttgaTACCATCAGCAAACTTGGTAATGGTGCATTCCACTCTTGCCTCCAGATCGTTGATAAAAATATTGATCAGAGCTGGCCCCATAATTGAGCCCTGAGGAATATCGCTGGTGCCTTGTCTCCTgccagatgtagccccattcactgcagccctctgagccctgcccttcagccagttcttcacccagcacACTGCGTGTCTGCTCATCTCACAGCTGGACAACCTGTCCAGAAGaatgctgtgagggacagtatcaaaagctttattaaaatccagaaaaactacatccaccaccttcccttcaTTCTTCATCCGCTAGACAGGTGAAACTTATAAACTTACTGAAATGTCAAAACATCTAagaaggaaatataaaaaaaaaatccgagATAAGAATCCACATTAGTATATTTGTGATATACTTTCTCTTCACTCCTCCTTACTTCATTTTAACACAGTGAGGCAGACAGATAatatacacattttcttttaatatgatCACTAAGGATTTCAGAGTAGGACCAGATTTTTAACAGATACAGTTAAATTAGAGAACATTTGACAAACTACATGTCTGTGATCTTTTAAAGTGACTCAGCTGAGGTGCTGGATGCTACTGGCTACCCACATGAAATCATAGTTTCTGCTGTCACAAGCGTGATTTACCATTACCCGTCTTTTCTGCAAAAGCACTGATAATATTGTGCGTGCTGACATCATGCATTGAATGAAACCCATTAATCCTCCTTACTAGAAATTACGTTTGGCCTTGTAAaacatttcaataaataaagttattaaaacatacatttaacTAGGATGGTCTGATTGTTgtttaacctggccagcagctaaaacaaccccacagctgtttgctcacttccccccgctcccctagtgggatgggggagaaaattgaaaagaaaaaaaaaatggtaaaactcatgggttgagataaagacagtttaataggacagaaaaggaagataacaacaacaaaaccaacaacaacaacaataataataaaagaatatacaaaacaagtgatgcacagcacaatttctcaccacccaaagctgatgctcagctagttcccaagccacGCCACCTCCTGGCAATCCCCCAGTTacatatggagcatgatgtcatatggtatgtgttgtggttttaccctagctggcagctgagcaccacgcagctgctcgctcactcccccccatcaggatgggggagagaattggaaaagttgaagtgagaaaactcgtgggttgagataaagacagtttaataggtaaagcaaaagccacgcacacaagcaaagcaaaacaaggaattcgctcaccgcttcccatgggcaggcaggtgttcagccatctccaggaaaagcagggctctgtcacgtgtaatggttacttgggaagacacaTGCTATCACTCCAAACGCCGCCatctcccctcttcctctttccccaagctccttataaactgagcatgatgtcatatgttatggaatatccctttggccagtttaggtcagctgtcctggctgtgtcccctcccagcttcttatgcacccccagccttctcgttggcaggccagtatgagaagctgaaaagtccttgactgctggGCAGCAACTagaacatcagtgtgttatcaacattattcccATCCTCAATcgaaaccacagcactataccagctgccaggaagaaaattaactctacccctgctgaaaccaggacactgatGCAGTTTAAAATGGTGAAGCCTGAATACATTCTTTTGATTGAATGAAGACCTGGAACAActgtgcaaaattaattttgaaaaactcaTGGCTAAACACTCCtttgagaatttgagaaaatgagaaggcATCACACCTAGAAAACCACATTCTAGCCCCAAAAGAATGTCTAATCCATCTAAACTAAGAGTTTAGTAATTTACTGATTTCAGCATcattaaaaaagtcaaatatgTCTTTGTCAAAATACCgagtcagagagagagagatggggcTTTATGACCATGGCAGCCCGGCTCCCCGCAGGAGCGTCTAACCTTGTGTCTGCTGAGGTGACTTTGTAGGGAGGGAGTCAGACCTGTGTCATTGCAGGTGGCTTCTGGTTGCCAGTACCTTGTTTTCTGGAGACCCAGCATGTTACGTCTGGGATCAGAATCATGGGAGTGCTGTGTGCACTTCCACCTGCAACTCTCTCAGTTGGGGGAAAGTTATTGAGAACACGATGtacccacacaaaaaaaaaaaaaagaaagaaagaaatcaaaccaaacaGGTCTTACACATCTCAAAATTTGCATCTGAACTCAGAAACACTTTTGATCGTTGTAATGTCTGTACACCTGCTGCAAATGGGAATAGAAATGCCCTTTTACTTCCTTGGTACAGAAAGCCCAAGGAAATCCTATGCATAGTCTACACAAGCGAGCAACCTGGCTGAAATTGCGTTATTggtggaagaagaaatgctgaaaagatCTACAGAACCATGCTTTTGATTTGCAAAGTGCTTGTGAGTGCCTAGGATGGGAATGATATTATGTAGGGTCatcttttctttgcttaaagATATATGAGGCTACTCAATGGAGAGCAACTCTTTCTTGTCAGGAATAGCCCAGGTGCTTTGTCTCGCCTCACTTTAGGGAAACAAGGAACAGCTGAGGTGACTTGTCATGTCCAGTCTTATGTTCCTAGGACTTGCCTCAAGTGTTTTGATCTGTAGAAAGTTCCTAGATAACATGATTTGCTTGTGTACAAGAGGCACTGATCCCACTGAGTGCAAATATCCTCCTTATAGAGGATGGTGAATCGTGGGCGCAGCCTCCCCTAAACAGACCAACAAAGGGGTTGTTGAACCTGTAAAACAGCCTGCTTGAAGAGAAGCAGATTAATGTCCTCCTTTTAcccagggaggggaaaatagGTATATAAAAAGAGAGCCTTAGTGCAAGTGCTGTGcagttttcactgtgaaaaaggAAACTTCTCGGCCAGCCTCAGCAGAGGGTGTAACCCCAAGTTTTGTTCTATTTCTGCAAAATCTTTCCAGCACCTGATCAGCAGCACATCAAGCTGAGTATGCCTCTGCCATTAGTACATGCACTAAATGAGGAGCTGAAAAAATTATCCTCAAGTTGTACTTAAAATTAAACACCATGAAGttaaaaggaagataaataagaaatgctggtggttttcattttccaacttacttaaaaaaagaaaaccaaaacaagtgtTACACTCGCCAGTTCTTTTGGCAAGGATGAAAGCAATATATTTGTAAGGAAAACAGAGATGCTTAGTTTTGTAATGATATGAGCTGGAGGGAAATCACAAGTTATCTCACGATGCATGCTGGTATTGCGAGAACTAACCGCGCCATCTCCATTTTGGTGGAAATGAATTAACTGTGGACGGCACTGAGCAAGGATGCAAATAGGGAACTGGTTCAGCAGAAATTTGGCATGAGGATTTGTAAGGTTCACACTGTTCTCCTGTTTCTGTTCCCACTGTCAGGGGCAAAAACGCCGTTGTCAGCAACACTCAATAAATGGCACGTGGCAGAAAAATAACGAACAGGATGAGCAGCCGCCCATGTCCTGGTTTGGAGATTTATCTGCCCGAGGACAGTGGAACCGGCTGCGTGAAGTAGGTAGGTTAAGTTATACTTATTACTTTGCTTCTAGGGAGAATTAAGCTAAGTCTAATCAAAGTCACTTAAATCCAGAACGTGAGGGCACAGATTCATGGAGACACCAAAGAATGTGAAGACCCTTTGCATCAGAGGCTTTGCCTATGGGCATGCCTTTACCCTACTGCAGTTAATGTAGCTCTCCCAATGCTGAATCACCGTGTGTTACATGGAGGGCCAAACGAGCTTGAATTAGGAGTAACTACCATGGCTAAGCTGGCATGCAGCCATTTGCCAGCCCAGAGAAACTTGTGCCTGAGCCCAAGGGCTAAGCCTGTGCTTTCGCACCTATGCTTTCCCTAGCAGGTGTCCTGGGGTTTAGCTGGGAGATGCTCCCCCacctctgttttcctgcttgGGGTCCAGGAGATGAGAGAGGCTACATGCTGTACAGAGGTATTGTTGCATGCAAACCTACGCCTGTTTCAGGAAGAGTTTCAGGATGAGAACTAATTGTTAAAGATAAGCAGACACCTTAGTGGGGATTTTGCAGTTGAGTGTGGAGCACCCTGGGCTCCTTCCCCTTGGAAGGGGATGCCATGCTGCCGATGCTGGAGCGTGGTGCCAAGTGACAACTGAGCCCAAAACCTAGCTCGAATCATTGTTTTCTCCACTATTGGAACTGAGCCTGAACTGTGATTTGGAAATTTTCTTGAAGTGTGAGTCGAACAAGCATCGGTCACAGCTGAACACCATGCAACATTTAAGCAAAACCCCATTGTGCTCAGACTTCCTACAGAGAGGGGAATTTAAATCACTGTCATTTGCATGCCAGCTTGACAGGAAGAAGACATAagttatttattatatttagtAACCACTTCTCACTGCCATTCTCTTCAAAATCTTTCCTGCCTCACTCTTCTGGATGGTTGTCACATAAGACGTGCCACCAGCAGGGACTTCATGTGACTGCCTGAAGTCCTGCCCTGGGTCTCCCCAGTTTCTGTGGCCTTTCCTCTTGAAGGTGGCATACTTTCATTTTGCTCCATTTTGCTGTTGCTTGCAAAGCACCTGGTGTTGCAGGGCATCGTGCAGAACCTGCAATCCTGGCCTTGCTTGCAGCCTTGGTGGGCAGCCATGGGGAGCTGTGCCTGTGGGCCAGCTTGGAGCAGACAGGAGTAGACCTGGATCCTCACTCCTGTCCCAGACTCCCCAGGGGACACTGGCAGCTCCCCAGAGGGACTCAGTTCTTgtttggggatatttttttttcccccagtgaaAGTGTTTTCCAGCAGGACATGGCCACGCTGGGAGCAGCCTCTGATTTGTCCTGTGCTAGATGATGCACGTGAGCAGAAAAATGATGGTATGAGAGGTCTTCCCTTTGCTATCGAAAGAActtaccaggaaaaaaacaaagaaaaaaaaagaaaaaaccaagaaGATTGCCACCTGTGTTTGAGCCACCTAAACCATgcaaaccacaaacagtttgtGACAGGTCTAATAAGGCCGGGGTCTGGGGAGCACACACCCACCTCAGCCTACAAAAAGCTCAAAGCTTAATTGTGGGTGCAAAGAGCAAACACGGTGTGTGGCGGTGCAACTGCTGGGTTGGACGGCCAGGTTCACTCCCCCCTGCAGCAACCGTCCCGGTGAGTCCCCTCCTCTGCTAttcatgtctgtctgtcttgcatGCAGTCTCCATGGGAAGGAAACCAAATtacaaattgcttttaaaaaaaaaaaaaaaagctcatttgcCATTGATCTCACCCAGTTACAATGATCTTTTCAATTGCAGTTTAAGGTAGGTCTGACggctaaaagaaaataacattaaaaatccCCCTGGGGATGCACAGATCTGTACCCTTCAGCAGATACTGCAATGACATTTTGGAAATGGGTACCGGGGAGAAATCAGTAGCTCGCTGACTGCCTGCCGCTGGCCACAGTCACCTCCAGATTGTAGGTGGCAGGCCTCTGCCTTGACAGCCGAATTTTGCGCTGTTGTGATGGGGATGAAGCTCTGCTGGTTCGAGATTTGTAAAATCTGCACCAACACGTACTATTAGTATGCTTTGGCTATTTACTTTCCATGGTTGTCTGCTttgaaaagaagtaaaataaaatatattttgagttTTGTGTATCAGAAATTCAACTAGTATGCACAGGGTACAGGTGGCATTGTTAAAAGCCAGGTACTAAATTTATACCTGTACTTGAAACTCCAGGGACCAGCATAATTTTGCTTGTAGTTCTGTATCTcaatagaaaatgtaaaaactAAGAGCCCATGCTTatgactatttttatttcttcaatctatttttaagcaaatgctCTGTGCCTAGACTaatgttctttttttgcaaagatCTCATGCTGCCAATCTCACTCCTAAATAATTCATATTCATTAAAGTTGCTtcataaagataaaaaaaggaaggattaGCCCCTAATCTGTGCTTTCTGAACACAATCACATAAATAGGTGGAAACAActgcactatttttttttttttttgaccagaTTCCAAAACCTTGCAAATACTTGCTGCAAGCGTTCGCTTTGGCACCGAGAGCGGGCGAAGGGATAGAGGCAGTTCGGGCCAGAGGGTGCCACAAACGCAGAGACATGGCTGCAAAAACACTCGCCATGGCTAGAAGTAGCCACTTAGAGTAAACTGGCTTTGCTCACAAATTTGCTAACCCTAACGCAGGCTGGGGAGCTGGACTGCATGCTGAACTGAACGTGCCCCAGATAATACCGGGAAAGGTGCTTTTAGTCAGGTGCGGTGAGAGGTTTGGCTCTGTGAGGCGACCTCTCGGTTGCGTGACCTGCTTTTGAAGGCGACGATGTCCAGAGGAAAGGTCTGTGCTAACCGAAGGTCCACGGTAGTGCCGACGGGACCCACCTCATGTTGTCCCTGGGCTTCATCCCCAGGCACTAGCGCAGGCGGGACGGTGCAAAACACGTTGGATACTTAGGAGTGCGTGACTCCTGTCGAGCCCGCCAGGCTAAGCTACATTTTGTGATGGTAGATTGACTTGAAAAGCAatccacagcaggaaaaaacagtatttccttGTTGTCTGGGGCATAACAACCTGCTTCACAGGCCAACGGCAATGAGCATCGCGCTCAAACTCACAGATAAGAAAGAGATGTTGCAGGCAGAGATTATCGGTTGCTGCAGAggatgcaaatattttaacactGCAAACTACTACTCAAGGCAGGTACTCCTCCTTCTCAGTTGCCAGACAATTAAAGAGACACATTTTGTTTATTCTCATGAATCTTTTGGAATATATGGTGCTTTCAgatgactttattttttaatgcgTACACTGGGGACTCTAcatcttttgaaaaatgagatCGCAGTGACTCTAGTACATCAAAGGACTTAATCAGCACAGTGCCACAGAGGAGCCGAAGATGTAATGTAGGCTAAATGTAAATTTATCAAAAGGAAACAGCTAAATAATTCAAACCAGCAACATCAATTTCTGTGTGGTTTGTTCATCTTCCTGCCACACTTGTTTCAAAGAGCTGaggtttttattaaaagaagaagaagaagaaagaaaagagtcaGAGTTCTATTTCAAAGCCGTTCCAAATCATTtgtttcctcccccccccccatctttccTCTCCAGGTTACAGAGCCTCCTTCAAGCTTGAGGAAAGATCTGGCTGAAGATGTCAGTTGCAAGCGTAGTGAGTATACAGCTACGCTGCTGTGTTATCTccatttttctccccccccaccccctttgcCTCCATCAGTTTTCTGCCTCTCTTGAACCAATGCTGCCATCCCACCATAGCAGTAATACAAAGTCTTCTCCCCCACCTCTTTCCAAGTTGGGGATTTTACATTTTGTTACATATTTGAAGCTGCCAAGCCAACAGTGTTTTGAGTGATCTGACGGAGATAATGCTCTCACCACCCGCCATTTTAATAACTAAAGTTGGCTGGAGGCTGTGAACTACTCTTTCGTAAAGGGTTTGTTACTCAATGGGTCAGTTTTATAAGTCTTTGCTGCGCCACACACTTCTGGGTGTGGACACATTTCAAGCAGTCTGAAATCTGCTGCTAAAAAGGAATATATTGGGGATCTTCAACTGCATCTGGGGGACaggggtgtcctggtttcagcaggggtagagttaattttcttcctggcagctggtatagtgctgtggtttcgATTGAGGATgggaataatgttgataacacactgatgttctAGTTGCTGCccagcagtcaaggacttttcagcttctcataccggcctgccaacgagaaggctgggggtgcataagaagctgggaggggacacagccaggacagctgacctaaactggccaaagggatattccataccatatgacatcatgttctGTATATAACTGGAGGGTGGGCCGGGAGGCGGGgcagctcgggaactagctgagcattgacTTTGAGTgatgagaaattgtgctgttcatcacttgttttgtatatatttactattactattattgttactattatcatcttcctttttctgatgttttgtcctattaaattgtctttatctcagcccacaagtttggttgttttttttttttttccttttccattttcagttccACTGGGAGGTGGGAGCGAGTGAACGGCTgcgtggttgttttagctgcctgccaggttaaatcACAACAAGGGGCAAATTTATGTACTGAGTCACCTCTCAACACAAATTTACCTGATGTCCCATTACAGGTCACCCACCTTGACAAGACCAGCCTGGACTACTCCAGGAATGACAGCGCAGTGCTGTCTCTGTATGGAAACCTGGTGAACGACACAGACTTCATGTGCGACAAGAGGCAGGTCAGGCAGTTTGCTCGAGCCTTCCTGCCGGTGTTTTTCTGGCTCATCTTCTCTGTGGGCACGGTGGGAAATGCCTTGGTCGTGCTCGTCTGTTGCAAATACCGCTTCAGGAGGAGCATGATGGATCGGTACTTGCTGCACCTGGCCATTGCAGacctgctcctcctctccacCCTCCCCTTCTGGGCCAAGGCTGCCTCCGATGGCTGGATCTTCAAGAATTTCATGTGCAAAGTCGTCAACAGCATGTATAAGATCAACTTCTACAGCTGCAGCTTGTTTCTAACCTGCATCAGCTTTGACAGGTACATCACTATTGTCCAGGAGACACAAGCTAAAACTCGTAAGCGAAGGCGGCTACTGCGTAGCAAATTCATGTGTTTGGCTGTCTGGCTGCTGTCCATGAGCCTATGCTTCCCAGAAATCGTGTACAGCCAAAGCACACAGGTGGGTGACATAACAGTTTGCAAAATTACATACCCGCCAAACATCAGTATGGTCTTCAGAGTTACTGGCCTGGCCTTGAAAGTCACAATTGGATTCTTCCTCCCACTGCTTGTCATGGTTATTTGTTATGCCCTTATCATCAACACCCTCCTGCAAGCCAAAAGATCCCAAAAGCAGAAGTCCCTGAAGATCATCACCATGCTCATCACcgcttttcttctctctcagttCCCGTACAATATTGTTTTACTGGTCAAAAACATCAACATGTACACCAGGGTGGCATACAGCTGTCAGGCTGCCGACTGGCTGGACATCGGGCTGCAGGTCACCCAGAGCATCGCCTTCCTCCACTGCTGCCTCAACCCCTTCCTCTACGTCTTTGCTGGGGAGCGGTTCAGGACGGCGCTGCGCAGGATGATGCagagcggctgctgctgccagagcaaaGGCCAAGAGCAGCGCTCCTCTGCCTGCGACAGCCCAGAGCACAGCTCAAATTGGTCCTTTGCCATGCTGGGCAGGCGGCGGGTGAGAAGCTCGCTGACTCTCAGCATCCATTTGACCTCCTCCGGTATGCCCCCTCCTTGCCAAGTCCTCTTGTAAGTTAGTcccccttctttcccctccGGAGGAGCACCAAACTCTTTGGAAACTGTCCATATATCCCAAAGACTCtctcagaggagcagggagggctggggggctccTCGGCTTGCTGTGCGGGACCCATTGTGGGCTTGCTGGCTGAAAGGAAGGGAAACCTTTGGTGCAGGGCAGCAAAATGGAGCCGTGCTTGTAAGCAGAACTGATGGAagttaaaagctatttttgacAGCTGTAAATACGCAGGCCATCTGCAGCTCAGACCACAGCCTGAAATAACAAACCTTGCAGGGAGGCGGTAAGCCCAGCTACTGCAGCAACAGAGGCAGATGAAGCAGGGTGAACTGCCCGTCCTGTCCataggaagcagcaggaggggcTTCAGCCTTTGTTTGCTGTCCAGCCGGGGTCTCCTACAGAGGTGGCCGGGCTCAGGAGCCCTGCCCGCACCTACACCAGATCCCCTCCGCTGTGAAGGAGAACGGCCTTTAGCTCCTACACTGGTTTACTGCAGCAGGCAAATGCTGCTGTCTGTGCCTGTGCAGACACAACTCTGTTTTGCTGCACGGGCGGTTTGTGTTGCAAAGGAAAGCCAATCGTTCATGTTCATAAAGTGGTCATTGCAGAATTGGATCTATCTTTCGCCTATATTTTAGCTGTGTCATGTAAAGTGAAATCGGGTACAATTTCTTTGCTACAGCTCCTACTTTGATAGTGGAAACTAATTGCACCTTGCAATAAAAATTGAAGGGCACCAGAGACGTTGAATTGTCTGTCCTGGAGATATTTGCCATATGGTGCAAAGCCGTAGTAAAACAGAATGCGAAAACCAAACCCATGCTCCAACAGACGAGCGTTTCTTCAACactgagaaaatatatttagccTAGGGCCAGTAAGACAGAGAATAATTAAGCATCAAACCTAACGTTAATGAAATTTGAATTGAG comes from Grus americana isolate bGruAme1 chromosome 2, bGruAme1.mat, whole genome shotgun sequence and encodes:
- the CCR9 gene encoding C-C chemokine receptor type 9; translated protein: MSVASVVTHLDKTSLDYSRNDSAVLSLYGNLVNDTDFMCDKRQVRQFARAFLPVFFWLIFSVGTVGNALVVLVCCKYRFRRSMMDRYLLHLAIADLLLLSTLPFWAKAASDGWIFKNFMCKVVNSMYKINFYSCSLFLTCISFDRYITIVQETQAKTRKRRRLLRSKFMCLAVWLLSMSLCFPEIVYSQSTQVGDITVCKITYPPNISMVFRVTGLALKVTIGFFLPLLVMVICYALIINTLLQAKRSQKQKSLKIITMLITAFLLSQFPYNIVLLVKNINMYTRVAYSCQAADWLDIGLQVTQSIAFLHCCLNPFLYVFAGERFRTALRRMMQSGCCCQSKGQEQRSSACDSPEHSSNWSFAMLGRRRVRSSLTLSIHLTSSGMPPPCQVLL